TATACACACATAAATACATTcttatctatattttagtgtattatatatttgtgtgAGGTCtaatatttaatgatacaaaaaaaaaaaactttaattatttttttttctttttcgcTAGCTGGCTATAGGCTAAGTCaaaaaagttattattttagtttgcatatatacagCTTTCAATTTCTTCTTAcgattgtttatttattgcttattttttactacTATCAAATTCGTATTACTAAAAATGTTCttatggaaaataatttattaaattatgataatatgacaataataaaacgaaaactatattatcataaaataGGAATACTCAGTGAgctgtatataaatatgcacaacattttttattttgaatttttatttttttaataaaaaaaaaaatatagctattttgcatataaaatagacaatattcaattaaaaaaaaaaaatataactatCGCTAGTTccaattataattatgtacCCAATTGAAAGTTAATAATGGGAAATAGTAATTTACAGTGCTAACCAAATTTACTATAATCCCCAATACAATACataaatcatataaataattataaaataataatatgtcccccttataaatacaaaccTTACATTAATACATTTTCATAAGCATTATTTGGTATCCTCCTTTGCCTATATCACCATTTAATTTGTATGTTTGTACATAGTGGGGTGTGTAAGCATTCCCCTATCAACATTTCTTAATCGTTTATTTTacttatacaaaataaaaggaaaataattttggccttttattttgaaaatttatatgccTGTAAAATGTGGGACTTATTGGATATATAAGGTTGTAGGAGAGAAATGGAggcaaaaatattttatagcaAATCTTAAAAAACAAGAAAAGTTGCaaagaaataattacaaagtaatatatcaatatttctaaaaaattatactttaattttttgcacTGTGtgcgttttttttatgaattgacatattttaaggaaaaatatgcaattaatattcctttttgtataaattaacaaaagttaaaaaaaaataaaaacatggactatagtatttttatttttttgtatcatGCAAAATTTATGCCCGACATGCTATATCCCTTTAAGGCATTCGCCTATTGCAGtgtatttacatttttagtATTGCACAGGAATAGTAAAACAAATCtaactattatatatatatttatttattttatggattttttcattattacaaaaaattagcaattatttatcttaatattattacgaaaagtacatataaattctgtttgtataaaaaatgaacgAAAAAAGTGTACGATATAAGGTTATTGAcgttaatatatgtatatataattacgtatttatatgagcatatgattatatgcatatattatatatacaaaaaaaggaTGATATATTAGCGAGATAagaatgatataaaaatgagaaAAGAATGCCtataaatgcaaaaaaaaacaagttTGTCATGTATGTGCGGAATAAGCATAGCAAAATAGGATGGCATAATACTTTTGTGGGAGTAAAAGGAAATGAAAGGAGTTACAACTTGCAATACCCAATATACTATACTTATAATAactgtaaaaataaaaatgcattaaacaaatttgtaaaatataaggcccatcaaaatgaaaatattataaatagtaGTACTATAGGAGgattattacattttaataaGGGGGTGTTAAATGGGAAGAAATCCCACTCGACTAATATAGCTacacaaaattattacaatttttgtgagcataataaaacaaaaatagaaaatgaaaatgaaaataaatgtggtgaagaaaatgaaaagagtGGCTTGGACATACCTCTAAAATGTAGCATAGAGTTAATAccaaatgtaaataaaaatgtatatgcatCATTTATTCAGTCTgataaagtaaaaaatgaagtaAACCCAAATTATGTACTAATGAGtgacaaaattaatatgaacaaaataaattcagTTGGAAAAATGATTTCAGAAAGCTTGATAGAAAATtctaatataaatgaaaaatggtataatatagaagatgatgaaaaaaaaaaagaaaaatcaaACATTGatttaatgaaattaacaataaagaattatttaGATTTATCAAAATCGAAATTAACTTTATGGGTAACAATAAATAGCACATTTGGATATTTCATGTTAGGTGGACATAATATATCTGAACTTTTGTCATTATCATGTgggatatttttatgtagtAGTAGTGCTAACACATTTAATCaaattattgaaaaagaTATTGACAAATTAATGAATAGAACAAATAAAAGACCATTGGCTTGTAACAATAAGAAAATATCTTTAACACATGCAAAGATATTTGGTTGTTCAACTGCTGCAATTGGCtgttcattattatattattttaataatcc
This Plasmodium chabaudi chabaudi strain AS genome assembly, chromosome: 12 DNA region includes the following protein-coding sequences:
- a CDS encoding protoheme IX farnesyltransferase, putative (term=annotation;date=20160303;qualifier=removed_product=cytochrome c oxidase assembly protein, putative;qualifier=added_product=protoheme ix farnesyltransferase, putative;qualifier=added_gene_name=cox10;curatorName=ucb@sanger.ac.uk;~;query 1-298; ~;query 346-353; ~;query 403-432; ~;query 299-321; ~;query 326-345; ~;query 354-376; ~;query 380-402; ~;query 433-455; ~;query 322-325; ~;query 377-379; ~;query 456-554; ~;query 516-516;GPI_cleavage_site_score=0.14039999;~tmhmm; query 1-555; ~pfam_scan;Pfam:PF01040.14; E()=1.6E-53;score=181.5;query 241-488;description=UbiA;~iprscan;InterPro:IPR000537 : UbiA prenyltransferase;Pfam:PF01040; score=3.0E-53;query 241-488;description=UbiA prenyltransferase family;~iprscan;InterPro:IPR006369 : Protoheme IX farnesyltransferase;TIGR_TIGRFAMS:TIGR01473; score=7.2E-70;query 222-497;description=Protohaem IX farnesyltransferase), translating into MPINAKKNKFVMYVRNKHSKIGWHNTFVGVKGNERSYNLQYPIYYTYNNCKNKNALNKFVKYKAHQNENIINSSTIGGLLHFNKGVLNGKKSHSTNIATQNYYNFCEHNKTKIENENENKCGEENEKSGLDIPLKCSIELIPNVNKNVYASFIQSDKVKNEVNPNYVLMSDKINMNKINSVGKMISESLIENSNINEKWYNIEDDEKKKEKSNIDLMKLTIKNYLDLSKSKLTLWVTINSTFGYFMLGGHNISELLSLSCGIFLCSSSANTFNQIIEKDIDKLMNRTNKRPLACNNKKISLTHAKIFGCSTAAIGCSLLYYFNNPLTSFLGLFNILLYTCLYTPLKRKTPYNTHVGSIVGSIPMLMGCVAVEQNLFIPEAWILFSIQLLWQFPHFYSLAYLYKEDYLKGKYKMFPLKDNQNGLYTAKLCRPYLILLSSLPFVFFFCGYTSYMYILTSLMPNIFIYYKFQQIIQNPSKKGFRSFFKHSLWHIILLLALSSYHTQIPDKKNGIHTKRDALISDNQIHKIPQDNMNYSEHPITKFKKRLLKFCVVFS